A window of Desulfolucanica intricata genomic DNA:
GGTTGGAGCTTTTAACGAAAGAAGAGGAGTAGTATTCGTATGCGGATTATTAATATTCATATTAACGGTTTTGGAATCTACAATAACTTTGATTTATTGGACTTATCTCCGGGTCTAAATATATTGGAAGGTCCTAATGAAGCAGGAAAGTCTACTTTAATGGCTTTTATCCGGTCTGTTTTGTTTGGTTTTATTGACCGGCGCAGTAGTGAAAACCGGTATGAACCTGTTAGCGGAGGGAGACATGGTGGTAAGCTGACCATAGAAGACCAAAGGGGGTTGCGCTATATCGTAGAGCGCTCTCCGGGAGGGGCAGCAGGTAGGGTTACGGTGTATATGCCGGATTACTCCGCAGCCGGAGAGGCAGTTTTGCAGGGCATATTGGGTGGGATATCCCGTACATTATACAAAAATGTTTTTGCCTTTGGACTGGATGAACTTCAACGCCTGGAAACCTTGCAGAATGATGAGGTAAGCGGCTATATTTATAGCGCGGGAATGGGTGTTGGTGATGTATCCCTCGTAGACGTGGAAAAAAGATTAAAAGCAAAGACAGAACTACTATTTAAGAGTGGCGGCCAGCGTCCTAAAATCAATGCTTTATTGAAAAAGTTAGATAATATTCAGACTAAAATTCTAAAACTGCAAGAGATTCCGGGTGAATATACCCGGCTTAGAAAAGAAATGCAGAAAGTGGAAATAAAACTGGAACAGCATCGGGTTAAATTAGAATCAGTGCGTGATTTAATTAACCGGGCTGAAAAAGCGGTGCAGGTTAGGGAACCCTATTCACGATTAGTTCAGGTACGAGCTGCCCTATCGCAGCTACCCCAAATAGATAATTTTCCTGAGAACGGAGTAGAACGGTTAGACAAGCTGGATGAAAAATTGGCAGAGTTGGTAACATTATTGGAAGAAAAAACAAAACGTTTGCAGAAGTTGAAGGAATTTTTGAAAGATCTTTATCTTAATCAACATCTTCTGGAACAAAGTGTGGATATAGAAATACTTTTTGAGGAGCGGCGCTTATTTCTGGAAAATTATAATAAATTGACCGGTTTCCAGTTAGCTGCAGCTGTGGCTTCTAAAGAGGCAGAGCGCTGTTTGAAATTGTTGGGACCGGGATGGTCGGAAGATAAAGTACAGGAGTTTGAACTGTCTGTTGGAGTGCAAGAAAGAATAAGGTTTTACCGGGAAGGTTTTCGTGACCTTAATGACCGGATTAAAGAGGAACAGTTTAGTTTTTTTGAACTTCAGCGTTCAAAAGAAAAATGCCAGCTGGAACTGAATGAAGCCCTCCGGTTATTAAAAGAATTTCAGGTACCTCCACCACCTACAACCGAATCGGTGGAAGTTCGTGAAATAGCTTTGACTCGTTTGCAGACCGGACAAAACCGTTTATTACATCTTGAACAGGATTTACGACACCTGTCTGACCGGAGAATAGATTTGCAAGAACAGCAGGATAGATTAAAAAAAGATAGAAAGTATTCGAACCCCCAAAAACATACTATGGTATTTTTAGCTGCGTTATTACTATGTGGTGGAATGGGTATATTTTATTATATTAAAGACCGAAGTCCTATAACATTAGCCTTTGTTCTTTTTTTTGTATCTTCTTGTATTACGCTATTTTTTTACTTAAGGAAAAACAGCACCCAAAAGAAACAAATGCTGGATAATGAAATACTGGTATTGCAAGAAAAACTTGACAGGTTGGAAAGTCAGTTTAAGGCATTACAATTAAATTTAGCGCGCGAGCATCAGGAAGTAAGGTCTGCAGCTTTAACATGCCTTGGACAGGAGCAGCCGGGACCGGAAGAAATTGCTGCTGCGTGCCGTAACTTAGAGATGGAAAAACGGGCCTTGCAGCAAAGGGACCACTTAGAAAAGTCACTGACCGCTAAAAAAAATGAATTATCCCGGTTCGAGGAGTTAGTAAACAGAAGTGAACAGTCTTTGTCCTTTGTTCAGTCAAAACTAACAAACTTAAGGACAGACTGGAATAATTTTTTAACCTCGCTTGGACTGGTGCAGGAAATATCTGTAGAGAGCTTAGAAGAATTGCTTCACATCATCGAGAAGGCTCAAGCTGTTTTTGACAATAAATATAAAGTTATAAATAACTTAAACAATGTGGAACTGAAAATAGATGACTATGTGACCCGTGTAAATCGTGTATTAGAATCTTGCGGCTATCCGAAAGTAAGCCGTGAAAAGGTTGGTTCGGAAGTTATAAGGTTAAATGAAGAACTTAAAGCAGCTCGCTTAGCCCGGGAGCAAAAAAAATATTCTGAGGAGGAAATTAATAGTTTGGGATTGGATATTACCAATCTAAAATTAAGAATAGAAAAACTTAAACAGGAGCAGGAGAATTTACTTGCTGCCGGGGGAGCCCGGGATCCGGAAGAGTTTAGAAAATTTGCTGCTTGGTATGAAGAACGTAAACAGTTATTGGCCGAAAAAATACATTTCGAAAATACTTTGCAAATGCTGGCCGGGACAGGGGAAAAGCTGAAAGATCTTATAAATGATTTAAAGACCAGGGACGGGGATGAAACACGGAAGTTTCTGGTTAAATTACAACAAGAATACAAAGAACTCGATAAAAGCCTGTCCGTTTACTCAGATCAGAAGGGGCGCCTGGCTCAAAAGATAGCCGATTTGGAAAATAGTGATGAACTGGCTGAATTAATGCTTATTAAGGAAACCTTACTGGCTGAGTTAGCCGATTTGGCTCGGGAGTGGGGAGTGAGTCAAATCTGTTTTAAGCTCTTAAATTTGGCCCGGGAACGTTATGAGCGTGAGCGCCAGCCATCAGTTCTAAAAAAAGCTTCGGGCTACTTTAGAACTCTCACCGGAGGGAAATATCGTGGGGTTATGGTTCCGCTCGGTGAAAAACACCTGGAGGTTATACGAGCAGATTCCACACAATTAAAAACAACTGAATTAAGTAGGGGTACAGCTGAACAGCTTTATCTTGCTATGCGTTTTGCTCTGGTTAGAGAATATGCCGGGCGGGTGACATCTTTACCGGTAATTATGGATGATATCTTGGTAAATTTTGATCCAAAACGTTTGCAGGCTGCTGTGAGAGCTATCAGTACCTTGGCTCAAGAGCACCAGATTTTATTTTTTACTTGCCACCCGCATATAGCCCGGCTGTTAGCAGGACAAAATCCTGATGCTAATTATATAAATCTT
This region includes:
- a CDS encoding AAA family ATPase, with the protein product MRIINIHINGFGIYNNFDLLDLSPGLNILEGPNEAGKSTLMAFIRSVLFGFIDRRSSENRYEPVSGGRHGGKLTIEDQRGLRYIVERSPGGAAGRVTVYMPDYSAAGEAVLQGILGGISRTLYKNVFAFGLDELQRLETLQNDEVSGYIYSAGMGVGDVSLVDVEKRLKAKTELLFKSGGQRPKINALLKKLDNIQTKILKLQEIPGEYTRLRKEMQKVEIKLEQHRVKLESVRDLINRAEKAVQVREPYSRLVQVRAALSQLPQIDNFPENGVERLDKLDEKLAELVTLLEEKTKRLQKLKEFLKDLYLNQHLLEQSVDIEILFEERRLFLENYNKLTGFQLAAAVASKEAERCLKLLGPGWSEDKVQEFELSVGVQERIRFYREGFRDLNDRIKEEQFSFFELQRSKEKCQLELNEALRLLKEFQVPPPPTTESVEVREIALTRLQTGQNRLLHLEQDLRHLSDRRIDLQEQQDRLKKDRKYSNPQKHTMVFLAALLLCGGMGIFYYIKDRSPITLAFVLFFVSSCITLFFYLRKNSTQKKQMLDNEILVLQEKLDRLESQFKALQLNLAREHQEVRSAALTCLGQEQPGPEEIAAACRNLEMEKRALQQRDHLEKSLTAKKNELSRFEELVNRSEQSLSFVQSKLTNLRTDWNNFLTSLGLVQEISVESLEELLHIIEKAQAVFDNKYKVINNLNNVELKIDDYVTRVNRVLESCGYPKVSREKVGSEVIRLNEELKAARLAREQKKYSEEEINSLGLDITNLKLRIEKLKQEQENLLAAGGARDPEEFRKFAAWYEERKQLLAEKIHFENTLQMLAGTGEKLKDLINDLKTRDGDETRKFLVKLQQEYKELDKSLSVYSDQKGRLAQKIADLENSDELAELMLIKETLLAELADLAREWGVSQICFKLLNLARERYERERQPSVLKKASGYFRTLTGGKYRGVMVPLGEKHLEVIRADSTQLKTTELSRGTAEQLYLAMRFALVREYAGRVTSLPVIMDDILVNFDPKRLQAAVRAISTLAQEHQILFFTCHPHIARLLAGQNPDANYINLSNLT